A region of the Candidatus Izemoplasmatales bacterium genome:
TCCTGATGACCGCGATCACCGGCGGGATGCAGATGCTGAAGGTGCTCGTCGTCTCGATCCAGTCGGGCGCCTATTCCGATTCGATCGCGATGACCGGGATCGACCTTCTGCGCGACTACGCGAACCTCGATCCCGGGTACCGCATCATCGCCTACGTCATCCTCGTCATGCTCATCTCGTCCGGCGTCTTCCTCGCGGCCGCGATCGCGGGCTACCTCTCCAAGTACCGCCGCTACGATTCGATCGTGCGGTCGGCCGCCATCGTCAACATCTTCTTCATCTTCATGGTCAGCATCTCCGGCTACTACTTCCAGATCGGGCAACAGATCGACCGGGCGGTCATCCTCGACATCTTCGCCTTCTACGGCGTTCCCGCCCCCGGCGGCGTGAACGACTACGTATATACGATCCGATCGGAGGCGATCTACGCGCTCGTCGGCGCCGTCGCCCTGCTCGTGATCATGTTCATCCGCAAGGCGTTCGACCGCGACGACCTGAACATCGCCGCCGTCGCGACGGCGGGCGAGGGCGAAGGTGCGGCCGGCAGCGCGCCGACCGGCGAAGACCGGGGCGAGGAGACGCCGTCCGACTTCGACCCCTGCCCCGCCTTCACCGAACTCGACGGGAAGGCCGAGGCGTTCCGCGAGGATCTCAAGCGCCGGAAGGCATCCAAAACGGAAAATACCACCCTGAACCAGCTCGTGCAGTTCGTCGTCGACTACGCCAGAAATTCCCGGCTCCATCTCTCCTATACGGAGGAAGACATCGCCACCTTCGTCGCCGGGCTCGGGGCGAGCCGGCTCTCGATCCTCCAGGGCATGTCCGGCACCGGCAAGACGAGCCTGCCGAAGATCTTCTCGGAGGCGATCCTCGGGAACTGCGAGATCATCGAGGTCGAATCCTCGTGGAAGGACAAGAACGAACTGCTCGGCTACTACAACGAGTTCTCGATGAGGTACACCCCGAAGAAGTTCACCTTGGCCCTGTACAAGTCCGCATTGAACAAGGAGATCTTCACCTTCGTCCTGCTCGACGAGATGAACCTCTCCCGGATCGAGTACTACTTCTCCGACTTCCTCTCCCTGATGGAACACGAGGAGGACAAGCGCGAACTCAAGCTCCTCAACATCAAGCTCTCCCGCAGGGAACAGGGAGAGGACGTCGACTATCTCGCGCTCGAGGAAGGCCATACGCTCCGGATTCCGCCGAACGTCTGGTTCATCGGCACCGCGAACCGCGACGAATCGACGTTCGTCATCTCCGACAAGGTCTACGACCGCGCGCAGACGATGAACTTCACGAAGCGCGCGGCGAAGGTCCGCAACTACTCCGATCCGATCCCGCAGCAGTACTACGACGACGAGACGATGAACCGCCTCCTCCAGGAAGCGCGGGAGAAGGGGACGTTCGACGCCGAGAACAACGCCCTGATCAAGAGCGTCGAGGCGCTGATGGCGCCCTTCAACATCTCCTTCGGCAACCGCATCCTGAAGCAGATCGAGGACTTCGTCAACATCTACTGCGCCTGCTTCGAAAACGACGACGTCGAACACGAGGCGATCGAGAAGATCCTGCTTTCCAAGGTGGTCGCCAAGCTGGAAGTCAAGACCATCGACGACAAGGAAAAACTCGTCATGGAGTTCGAAAGATTGAAATTGAACCAGTGCGTCGATTTCATCAAGCGCCTTGACGGCGAGTGACCATGGGCAACCTGTACGGCGGCATCAGCCTCGACGACTACTTCCGGTTCTCCTCCCTCCTGAAGGGCATCCAGGCGTTCGTCGGAAAGCACGGGACGGTCACCTACATCGAGTTCGACTACTTCGTCGTGCATGACATGACGCTCTTTTCGGTCGACCCGGACTTCGATTTCGCAAAGCTCAGGAAGACCATCGCCCAGATCAGGAAGGCCGCGCCGGCGATGAAGCGGATCTTCAGTAAGCCGATCATCGTCCTCAAGGATTCGGACGACGTCCTGCCGGTCGAGAACACCCGCATCATCAACCAGGCCACCCTCCTCCACCTCGCCAACCACAGCCACAACGTCGCGAACCTGACCTCCCGGGGCGTCAAGCCCCGGAAACTCCTCACGCGCATCTACGAGGACGACTACGGCATCTACGAGAACGTCGTCTTCTGCAACTTCGTCGACGAGGTCCTGTCGCTCGTCAAGAAGAACGCGCGGACCCTGAACAGCCTCCTTTACGCCAGTAACGTGATGAAGTTCAACCTCCTCGAGAAGGTGAACCACCTCGACTACTTCCTCGCGCTCGGGAAGCTCCATACCGGCTACATCCGCGACTTCTTCCAGTACTTCAGCCTCTCCAAGGAACTGCTCGTCGAGCTGTCCTCGATCAGAAACGTGATCCAGCCGCGGCTGGCGAGACCGGTCTACAGGAAGAACCCCGTCCGGAACCCGAAGCTCCACCTCAAGAAGACCAACATCTTTCTGATGCAGAAGGATTACCATCTGGTCTACAGGACCTACAAGTACCTGCAGCAGCACGACCTCGTCCAGAGGGAAGAAGGCGAGTCCGTCGACTTCGCGCAGCTGATCCAGGACTACCTCACCTATGTCCGGATCCTCACCGTCTTCGCCGTCGGCCACTTCAACTTCGCGATCGACAAGGACGCGAAGATGAACCTGCAGTACATGAACTCGACCTTCTCCTTCAAGGGCTGGAAGCTGGTCGTCTTCAACACCCACGAGAACGAGCTCATCCTCCAGTTCGCGAAGGACGTCACGTACCGGATCATGATCGTCGCCAGCACGACCGACGAGGCCGACTTCGACCGGTTCCGGACCGATTACGGCGTCGACGAGATCGTCGTCGCCAACCCCTTCGACGAGGACTATCCGGCGCGCGACGACGTCTTCGTCTCGATGGAGGACGTCGACTCGTTCCGCCGGATCCAGCAGATCCTCCTCCGGGGGATGGTGTATTCCGACCGGAAGCGGGACGTCTGTCCGTTCTGCGGCGGCAAGCTCCACAAGGATCCCTATCGCGAGGTCCATCAGTGCAACGACTGCATGACGCAGATCGTTTCGGCCGTCTGTCCCGATACGGGCAAGCCGTTCTTCTATACCGACAACGCCCATCTCAAGAAATACGCCCTCAACATCTCCGACTACAAGCAGGACGAATACTGGTACTACAAGAAGCAGGTCGAGTCGTCGATGTTCTTTAGGAACATCACGAAGATCGACCACAAGTCCGACATCCTCTGCCCCCACTGCGGGAAGACCCACTTCGAGTCGCACTGATCGAATCGATGCATCCACCTCATCGCCCATCATGAAAACAAGGAGAATCCCGACGGAGGATTCTCCTTGTTCATCATGGCCGCTGTCATCCTTCCGATGGATCCGGAACCCCCGACGCGTCAACCGAGGAAATCGAGGATCGCCCGGGCGACGAGGTCCCGTCCTGCAAGATGGAAGGGACGGGATCGTTGTCTTGCGTCCGATCAGCCATCAAAGTCACCGGACCCGCCTCGGCTCCTGGCGGGTCATCATCGGTGTCGCCGCGACAGTCTCCGTGACCTTCAGGAAGAAATGGAAACAGCCGAAGTTGGTCCTGGCAGACGCGGATTCTTGCTTCTTCCACACTCATGCGGCGATGTTCCTGATAAGCCTAGACCAGATTTCAGCAGCATTGATATCCTCCTACATGATCGAATTTCGTACTGTATTTATAATCTTCCCATATGATTTGAATTTCCTGGCATATTTGGTTAACTTTGAAAAATCCATTTTGTCCGCGATTTCCCGAAAATTCTTGAGGACATGGAAATACTCTTCAAATGGCATCTTGGTTTGATAACGGATCAATTCGATCAGGGACCGCTCCAGATCATAAACCTTGATCGTATGATCGTCTTGTTTGACCTCCATGATTCCGACATCATAGTAGTCTTTGGTCAGAAAGTATTGTTTGACGTTCGGCCTTTCGATCGGATATGCGTTTTTGGGGGTGGCGACGTGAATGCGATCAGGAACGTAGTCGGATACGTGATGATAATAGAATGCCGACGCCAACGTCAGAACGATGTGATCGTACTTGACGAACAACTCTGCCGTTTCATCGGCGTTGGCGTCAAACGCGTACACTCCCGGCCTGATCTTGAATATGCTTCCTGTAATGATCGCTTTTTTCAGTTGATAATCACTGCCGTATTTGGCGACAGCTTCGGGATATGAGAGCAACATCATCTCCACCTCCACTCTTATATTAATGTATTTCTATGCTTTTGTCAATCATTAGCATAGATTTACTTAATTCGAGGTAATCACGAGCATTGATTTGGTGATCTTTGGAGACTGTACAATATCTTGTGTAAATGTGTTTTTGATCGGCGTCGCCGTCTTGGCATAAAAAAAACAATAAAAGCCAGAAGTTTTTGTCAATCACTTCTGACTTTAGTATACGAAAAGAGAAATCCTTTGTGTATCATGGGTTTGCCGATTCACCATACACAAGGAGGATTTCCCATGCATGATTTTTACCACGAAATTGATCCGTTGTCTCGCAAATGGCGAGAAAATGGAAGAATCCATCCAAGAATTGTTTCGTTTCGAGCTTGAAACTGCCGTGAATGAACTTCTCAAGCTCGAATGGCCCGGATTTCTGAATTGCGAAAAGCATGATCGGAGCGGGTTCAACTCCGGAAACAGCCGGAACGGCTATTACGAACGCAAGATGAATACCGTCCATGGCGAACTGAACCTGGTCATCCCGAGAGATCGGAACGGCGAATTCGAATCCCCGGTCGTCCCCAAGTATGGACGACGCGATACCGGTACCGAAGATCTCATTCCGAAGTTGTTTCAGAGCGGCTTGACGAATACGGAGATTTCCGAGATCGTCGAACTGCTCTATGCGAAGAAATACAGTCGCGGAACCATCTCAAACATCACGGACCTCGTCTCCGTGAACGTCGAGGCATTCCGGAAACGTCCGCTTTCCGAAGAATATGCGGTCATCTACTTGGATGCGACCTATGTCCCGCTGCGGCGGGACACGGTTCTGAAAGAAGCGATCCACATCGTGCTCGGAATCACGATGGACGGTACGAAGGAGATGCTCGGCTACGCCGTCGCTCCGTGCGAGTCCGCCAGCGTGTGTGAAGGCTTGCTGGCGGATATCCAGTCAAGAGGCGTGAAGCGACCGTTGCTCTTCGTAACGGACGGCCTCAAGGGCATCGAGGAGACGATCCTGCGCTTCTATCCCCAAGCCGGTGTCCAACGCTGCCATGTCCACGTCATGCGGAATATCGCCTGCCACGTTCGCGTGAGAGACCGGGCGGAAATCCTCGGTGATTTCAAACGGATCCACAAGCAGGATTCGGCCCTTGCGGCCGCATCCGTCCTGGATGCGTTCGTGTCCAAGTGGATGAAAGTCTATCCCAAGATCATCGAGTCGATTCTCGAGAATCGTTCTCTTCTGATGTTCTACGACTGTCCTGCTGACATCCGTTCCTCGTCTATTCGACGAATCTGATCGAGAATTCCAATAAGCATCTCAAACGGGATCTCAAGGCGAAGATCCGGTTTCCCTCCGAAGAGTCGATGGACAGGTTCCTCGTCTCTCGCATCGAGTCCTACAACTTCCGCATGGGGAAGAAAGCCCACCGCGGATTTGATTCAGTTCGGGGAGAACTGAACCAAATCATGGAACGAAAGTACAAAGCCGAAACAATACAAAGCAACTGAATGGCAAAGGATCAAAGTACACAGTGATTCGAATTCTTGATGTCAATCCATTTATCCAAGATTCTTGACAGTACCCAGAGGAAATCTATCGGTCCTATACAATCCATATCACTCTCAAATAAATGATGATATGAATACACCGTTATCTTTGAACGAACTATAAAAAAGACATATTTGCTTGGTTTCCCAATCAATATGTCTAGGTTTCATCTGGTAGCCCGTACGGGGTTCGAACCCGTGAGTGTCGCCTTGAGAGGGCGATGAGTTAACCATTTCTCCAACGGGCCACTTGCGACCGCCCTACAGGAGGGCGATCGTTCTGGCGATTCTTTCTCTGACCTTCGCTTCTCCCAGGATCGTGAGGATCCGGTAGAAGTTCGGGGTGTTCTTGCGGCCGGAGACGGCGATGCGGATGATCTCCGCGAAGTCGCCGATGTGGCCGAGGTACGCTTCCCTGTCCTTCTTGTATTCCTTGGCCGAGGGGGCGAAGCCGCAGCCGGCCGCGACACTCTTCAGCCGGGCGAACCATTCTTCTTCCGGAAGGGAGAGGAAGGGATCGTTCCGATAGGTGGCGAGGACTTTCCGGATCGTTTCCTTCGCGATCGTCTCGTTCCACGGGAGCGGCGCCGAGAGCGATCGGTTGAAGGCGGGTTCGTACATGAAGTCGACGATCGGCCAGATGTCCGAGTAGCGGACGTAGTCCTTGCGGGGCTTCTCGCCGCCGCGCTCGATCGCCATGATCGCCTTGAAGTAATCCTCGTCCGAGGAGATCGCCGAGGCGATCTCGGGACGGTACTTCGTCGCCCACTTCAGGGCTTCTTCGGTGATTTCCGCGGCGGTCATCGAGCCGAGGATCTCCTTCGAGATCGAGTTCACCTTCTCGAGGTCGAAGAGGGCGCCGTCGAGGGTCATCTTCTCGTAACTGAGCTTGAACTCGAACTTGTCGGCGGTCGGGTTCTTGATCCGCCACTCCTCGAAGTTGGTGTTCGCGATCGTCATCAGGTATTCGAGGAATCCGTCGATCGGGTATCCCGCCTCGAGGAAGTAGGAGACCGCGGCCTCGGGGTCCTTGCGCTTACTCAGTTTCCGCCGCTTCCCGTCCTCGAGCTTCATGATCACGGGCAGGTGTGCGTACCGGAGACGGGGCCATCCCATCGCCTCGAAGAGCTGGACGTGGATCGGCAGCGAAGGCAGCCATTCCTCGCCGCGCGTCACGTGCGTGGTGCGCATGAAGTGGTCGTCGACGAGATGGGCGAAGTGATAGGTCGGAAGACCGTCGGATTTCATGATCACGAGGTCCTGGTCGTTTTCGGTGAGTTCGAGGGTGCCGCGGATGAGGTCGGCGACGACGACCTTCCCGTCGTGGGATCCCGGCGACCTGAAGCGCATCACGTAGGGTTCCCCGGCCTTGATCCGTTCGATCGCGGCTTCGGGAGCGATGTTCCGGCAGGTGGCGT
Encoded here:
- a CDS encoding glutamate--tRNA ligase family protein, encoding MDANKALASIIFPSVRDTVADLEKRYPPRNLPDGAMVTRFAPSPTGFLHTGSLFASLISKRLAAQSNGIFFVRLEDTDTKREIQGTGDQVLRELSTFGVEPDEDFVKGGPYAPYVQSERKPLYDAVIKDLVERGKAYPCFCTHEDLDAMRKKQEELKVNPGYWGEYATCRNIAPEAAIERIKAGEPYVMRFRSPGSHDGKVVVADLIRGTLELTENDQDLVIMKSDGLPTYHFAHLVDDHFMRTTHVTRGEEWLPSLPIHVQLFEAMGWPRLRYAHLPVIMKLEDGKRRKLSKRKDPEAAVSYFLEAGYPIDGFLEYLMTIANTNFEEWRIKNPTADKFEFKLSYEKMTLDGALFDLEKVNSISKEILGSMTAAEITEEALKWATKYRPEIASAISSDEDYFKAIMAIERGGEKPRKDYVRYSDIWPIVDFMYEPAFNRSLSAPLPWNETIAKETIRKVLATYRNDPFLSLPEEEWFARLKSVAAGCGFAPSAKEYKKDREAYLGHIGDFAEIIRIAVSGRKNTPNFYRILTILGEAKVRERIARTIALL
- a CDS encoding type IV toxin-antitoxin system AbiEi family antitoxin, which gives rise to MLLSYPEAVAKYGSDYQLKKAIITGSIFKIRPGVYAFDANADETAELFVKYDHIVLTLASAFYYHHVSDYVPDRIHVATPKNAYPIERPNVKQYFLTKDYYDVGIMEVKQDDHTIKVYDLERSLIELIRYQTKMPFEEYFHVLKNFREIADKMDFSKLTKYARKFKSYGKIINTVRNSIM